CCGGACCTGGCCGGCCCCGTCGAGGTCGAGCTAGCCAGGCTCACCGAGCACATCCCGGCGCCGGCGTCGATGCCTGGCGGGGCGCGCTACGAACCCAAGTTCGACGGCTACCGCGCGGTCGTCGTCCGGAGCGAGGCCGGCGCCCGAATCTGGTCGCGGCAGCGGCATGACCTGTCTGACCGGTTCCCTGACATCGCTGCCGCAGCCGAACGGCAACTCGCGCCCGGCGTCGTGCTCGACGGTGAGCTGACCATGCTGGTCGAGGGCAGGCTCAGCTTCGACGCGCTGCAACGTCGCATGGTCACCTCGCCGTCGAAGGCCCACGCGCTGGTGAAGTCTGTGCCGGCGGCATTCGTCGCGTTCGACCTCCTCGCGGTTGGTGGCGTCGATCTGCGCACCCAGCGCTGGACGGTGAGACGCGGGCGGCTGGAGCAGCTCGCCGATCGATGGAGGCCACCGTTGCAGATCTCGCCGGTAACCGACGATCTTGCTGAAGCGCAGGAGTGGTTCGACGTGCTGCCTGAAGCGATGGGGATCGAGGGCCTGGTGGTGAAGGCCGCGAACTCCCGCTACGTCCCCGGTCGGCGGGAGTGGCTGAAGGTCAAGCGCCGCGACTCCGTCGAAGTGATCGTTGGCGGCGTGATCGGCCCGATTGATCGTCCCGAGGTGGTGATCGCCGGCCGATACCGGGCCGGTGAATTCGTGATGGTGGGGCGGACGGTTCCACTCGGTGCTGCGGATTCTCGCCAGCTCGGCGCTGTGCTGCGTCCTGCGTCGCGCGGGCACCCGTGGCCGGACGAGATCGCGTCGGTGCGCTGGGGTGGCAAGGACTCAAAGAAGCCCCTGACCAAGGTCCGCCCTGACGTCGTGGTCGAGGTCCTGGCCGACGCCGCGATGCAGGCTGGCCAATGGCGCCACGGGCTGCGATACGTGCGGTACCGAGCAGACTTGAAGCCGGAGGAAGTTCCCACTCTCTGATGCTTCGGCGGCGGTCCAATACGATTCAAACCCGCTATTACAAACAGTATTCGTAGCGGCAATAGAAACATCGCCGAGTTACATAGCTTTGAGCGTCTCCTCCGGCGGATGCCGGCCACGTAGGACTCCCGTCCTGCGCCCTTACTCCTCAGTGGACAGTCCCCTGAGGAGTGCTAGAACCCCTTGCCAGTAAGGAGATGGAGTGAGCCTGGTGTCCACTCGTTGAGTGCTGCGCGTTGGCACAACGCAGCACAACACGACACAAGGTGGGCAGGTCCATCCCACATGCGCCGGACAGCATTCCGGCGCGTCGTGGCGTCCAGGCACAAGCACCTCGAGAATGGGTGTAATCTCGGCTGTTACCTGGACACAGAGTGTCCAACCGCAGGTGTGTCAACGCCGAGTCCTGCCAGGCGCACCCGCTCCCCTCGAAGAACCATGGCAGGAGTGGGGGACCCAGGATGTTGGGTCCCGGCCGTGAGTGGCCGGGTCCCTGGGGTGAAGTCCGCGGGAGCGGACCGGGCTATTGACTCTCAGCCCGAACCCGACAGCTAACTCCGCAGGCGTCTGGAGACAACCATGCCCAAGATCGAGCGTCGTCAGGAGACGACGCCCGCGTTACTGCCGGCCGGGAGCCAGCCGGCAGGACAGTTGGCGCGCCGACCGTGGAGGACGCTGCTGCCCTCCTGGTGGTTTGCGCTGAACGGATTAAGCGCGGTGCTCACCGGCGTCGGCTGGTGGACGCAGGTCAGAGCACCGGGCGCCACGGGCAATGTGAATGCGTTGTTTATTCACACCACCCTGGAGACCTTCCTGACCTACTGCGGCCTCGCCGCCGTAGTGGCTGGCGCACTGTTGAACGTAGCTGCGCAGTTGGTCCAGTATCGGACGTCGGCGGCCGAGATCTCTAGCCGTGAGCGAGAGCTTGCAGATCGAGAAGCTAGGCTTGCGGACCGCGAGGATGAGATCGATCGCCAGCAGACGGAGCTGGCGGACGTGATGCGCGCGCTTGAGGAGCAGATATTGCTCTCCAAAGTCGTGTTGCGGCCTCTAATCGGTACCTTGATCAGCCTCGGAAGCCTCGACCCGATGACGCTCCCGGACGACCAGAAAACCTTGCCGGCTCAGCTATACGGGCAAGCCCTGGTGACGATGCAATCGGGCATCGTCGAGTACCTAGGTGGGAGCGTCTCCGACGTCCGAGTCATCTATTGGCAGGTCGAGGGTCGCGCGCCCCACCGGTTACTCCGAGCCATCGACAAGCGAGGCGAGCGGAAGAAGCCGAGCTTGGTCATGCGAGAGGGCGACAACGCCCGCGGTGACGAGGCATTCCGAGCGTTGGATGCGAAGCAGCCCCGGATCTGGCATCTAGGCGAGGACGGCGCGCCATACGCATGGAACAAGCGGAAGGTGTGGAAGGCATTCGCCGCGTTGCATGTTTCCGGCGAGGAGGGTGACGTTTTCGGCATGGTGACCATCGACAGCCCGGACTGCGAGGCGATCACCGAAGACCATGTGCGGACCGCGCAGGTGATCGCGGATGCTTTCGCAGCCACCTGTGCGAACTACGCAAGGTTCGCTGACTACCCGACGGCCTAGTCGTCGGCCTTCTGGGGCGCCTTGTTGGGTGCGGGTCGAGGTCTCCGGGCCTCGGCCCGTACCTCGGCCCGTCCTCGCGCGAAGTAATCAGTGGGGTTCCGGGCAACTTGCTTGGCACGCTCGACGCTGCTGGTGTCCTTAACGACCTTCACGATGTGTCCCTACTCGGTCGGGTGTAGACAGCCTTACATGTGAGGCGGCTCAGCGACAGGCTATTTGGTGTGTCTATGTCCACAGAGGAAACGATCCACGGTTCAGCGTGCTACCCCCGTAGCTGATCGTTGCCGATCTGTGACACTGTCGTGCGCGATCTACTGGCGCACGGAAACTCGGCCAGCATCGACGGTCACCACCCGTCAACCTCCTCGACTCAATCCTCAACCGGAGGAAGGATTACCCAGGTGTAGACATCTCGCCGCGGGTCGTAGTCGCATTGGTACCAGACGTCGTTTGTCTCATCGTGCTCAAGTTTGCCCAGATCATCCTGTCCTCGGCAGGCGTCCGGGTCGGGAGTCTGTGACACGGAACTCTCACTCCTCAGCGGCGGTGAACTCAAGTTGTTCGGACTCAAGGCGGCCCATCCCACGGCGGCTATCAGCGGGAGTAGGCGGGATGTCGTCTCTTTCGATTTTGAAATGCTTGCCAAGTGTCTCCGTTTGCCCCTGGTAGTTCGATCCCAAGCCACCTTCGCCGTACAGCATGGTCGGCGGTTCGATCATGCGCTCGAAGGTCAGTTTGCAGACAGGTTGGCGATGTTCGATCATGAAGGCGACGTCGTGGGCGCGGACTTCCAACGCGGCAGTCGATCCTGCCCCGCGTTGTTCGGCGTTGTATCCGAAGCCGGGATCGAAGAACCCGGCATAGTGCGTCCGGAGTTCGCCGCTCGTTGGATCGTAGGCGGCCATCTCTGAGGCCAAGTGCGGTGGGATGGTGACCGCCTCGTGCGACATCAGGAGGTAGAAGCTGTTCGGTTGCAGAATGATGCGGTCGCCCTCCTCTCGAGCCACCTTGTCCCAGAACAGGTGAGGGTCGGACGCTCCGGATTTGCTCAGGTCAAGCAACGGAGCGCTGCTCCGCGCCCGCCATCCGACGCCTCTGCCTTTAGGGCCGCGCAGATTCAGGCCTAAAAACAGACCTGAGGACAGCTGTAGGTTTTTCGGGTTTACAGGCTTCCCCGCGACCGACAACAACGGACTCTCAGCATGTTCCCGCTTGATGTCCGCGTCGGAGAGTGCAGCGTCTCCGACAGACAGTCGCAGCTGATTGAGGGTGAGCCCGCGTCGAACTCTGATCGGAAAAGAGAGAGGGACAACTTCGAGGTAGAGACGGCCGGCATAGCCCGCTTGAATATCATCAAAGCGTGGGCCACGATCCGTGATCACGCGAGTAAAGACGTCGGCGCGCCCGGTCGAACTCTTCGGGTTCGCTCGTGCTCGCATTCCATGCGGCAGTTGGAGTCGCTCCATGAGCGGGATTACGTACGGAAGCCCGACCTCAAGCACCGCTCCGTCTTCACCAGTGAGATCCAGTTCGTATTTGCCGAGCTCGCGTAGTCGATCGTCCACTGTGTGGGTTCCGGGAAGGAAGCTGCACTGGATCCGGTGCGCCACGTCGCCAAGGCGTAGGTCGAGGCTCGCGGGCTGGATGTTGGCAGCCGGGATGTCCCCGCCGGGTGCACTGATGATGCCGTCCGCGATCGCCTTCTCTAGGTGCTGATTTGGCAGCACTCCATCCTTGCCCGCAGATAGGTCCACCATGACGCCCAGTCTCCTCCTTCGTGGTTCGTCGGAGTCTAGCGACACGACGCGAGCCTGGGCACGACGCAGGTCGGAGTTCAGACCGTCCTGCCGGTTCTGGTCCGGAGTGGAGGTCCGTCGGACACACGACGCCGGCTCGAATCCTTGGGAATCGGGTGTCATCGGAGAGTATCCGTTGCCTCACTCAACAGATCCACGGATTCCAATGGCCGCCAGTGCGGCCCTCCTTATCGATCGAAGGTGCACCAGGACCGGCACGCTCTCCGGAGCGCCTGCCCATGCCGGCTGCCGGCACAACCCAGCCCTTGGTAACCGACTCGATCTAGACCGGCGAACCCAGACACTAGAGCGGCGAGCGCCCATCCCAGGCATCTGACCACTGAGTAACCCGTCCGCCGGCCGCTCGATGATCCGGACCCCGTACTCCTCCCGTCAAGAGTGCTCTCCCTGGCCAAAGTGGAGGACCCGTCAACCTTGATCGAATCGAGCGGGCCAGGAGTTGACCGATGCGCGCAGTCTGCAGGCACGGCGATAGGTCCACTGCGTCATACGGACGTTGGAGACGAGTCAGGGGGCGGGTCCGCGGTTTGGGCTGCGTCTGGTGCCTGTTTCGGTGCGGGATGGCCGGGCCAGGCCGACGGAGCCTCTCGCTCGTCCCACAGCACTCTTCCTGTGAACTTGGCCTTGCTTAACAGCACGCGCGTATCGGATTGCCCACGACCCTCGCCGGCCTTCACGACAGCGGAGAACTGCACATGCGAGTGAGTGCTGGGCGTCGACCAACTCTCCTGATCCCACAGCATGTTCGGCGCCGAGACACCTACGGCAGACACGCGTCCACCAAGCGACCCTTCCATGACAACGGTCTCGGTAAGGAACTCCGCTTCGCGAAAGTCGATGATCGCTGAGTTGAATGCAGTCTCAAAGAATCGCACCTCCCCAGACTCGAATCGCGCACCGCGGAAATTAACGCTATTGGAGCCGTTGAATTTAGCATGATCAAAGCGGACGGTACCCCCTGCGAACCTGGCGCCCTTGAAAGACGTCTTCCACGACGTGAATGCAGCGGCGGTGAAGTCAACCTGGCCGTTAAAGACGGCCTCTTCAAAATCCGCAGATCTTTGACCGTCGAAGACAGCCATCTCGAAGGAAACGTCGCCCCGGAATGTGCACCCAGTGAACTTGGCGTCAGTAAGGCGTGCCCCGGCGAGCGGCAGATCACAGTCTGACCATGATCCGCCCGATGCTCCGGTCAAGCGGCGCGCAATCTCCTGGGTGATCACATTCCGGATCTCCGAGCGTTCTTGCTCCTTCAGTTCCTGTGGATCGTCCTCGTTGACCCGGAGCGACAGCAACCGGAGAGTCGCGCACAGCACATTTACGCAGACCTGACGCTGCGATGGCTCCCGTTGGCCCCAGTCATCGGCGAGTTGCGCGATCGCGTAGACGCCTGCAATCCGTATCGACGGCTCGGTGTGGCCCAACTGGTCGACCGCGGCACTAAATCGAGATCGGTAATCTGCGCGATCAGCCCGCTCTTCGGCGCTCTTCTCAAGATCTTGCTTCCGGGCCGCAAGATTGAGTTGCCGCTCAGTTGTCTGCTGCCGGCGATACGCGATCAACGCAGCCGAACCAATACCGACAAGCCCAATGATCGCGATTGTGCTACGTACGACGTCGTATAGTTGGCTCGATGGCAAGCTGAAGGTGCGTGGGTCCCACCAAACAACTCCATCTCCAACGGCAAGCCAGCCAGCGAGCGGCAGTCCTACTGCAACGCTCGCGAGAGCGACCACGACCGCTGCCCAGATGACATGCCTCGGCTTGAGAACACTCTTGTCGCCGTCGACCTGCGGTGTCTGTGCCGCCTTCGGTGAATCTATATCTGCGCTCTTTGCGTGCCCCTTCTCCATGCGTCAACGATCGCAGCGGCTAAGGCGTCGGCGTGAGCGCCATGCCGCACTGTGTGGTGCCCCTTCCGGCCGCATGCGCCTGCGGGTATACCACCGGTCAGCTGAGCTGGTCTCCAGGATGTGAGCCCGTAGGCCCATAGCGATTG
The Kribbella italica DNA segment above includes these coding regions:
- a CDS encoding 2'-deoxycytidine 5'-triphosphate deaminase, translating into MVDLSAGKDGVLPNQHLEKAIADGIISAPGGDIPAANIQPASLDLRLGDVAHRIQCSFLPGTHTVDDRLRELGKYELDLTGEDGAVLEVGLPYVIPLMERLQLPHGMRARANPKSSTGRADVFTRVITDRGPRFDDIQAGYAGRLYLEVVPLSFPIRVRRGLTLNQLRLSVGDAALSDADIKREHAESPLLSVAGKPVNPKNLQLSSGLFLGLNLRGPKGRGVGWRARSSAPLLDLSKSGASDPHLFWDKVAREEGDRIILQPNSFYLLMSHEAVTIPPHLASEMAAYDPTSGELRTHYAGFFDPGFGYNAEQRGAGSTAALEVRAHDVAFMIEHRQPVCKLTFERMIEPPTMLYGEGGLGSNYQGQTETLGKHFKIERDDIPPTPADSRRGMGRLESEQLEFTAAEE
- a CDS encoding pentapeptide repeat-containing protein, whose amino-acid sequence is MEKGHAKSADIDSPKAAQTPQVDGDKSVLKPRHVIWAAVVVALASVAVGLPLAGWLAVGDGVVWWDPRTFSLPSSQLYDVVRSTIAIIGLVGIGSAALIAYRRQQTTERQLNLAARKQDLEKSAEERADRADYRSRFSAAVDQLGHTEPSIRIAGVYAIAQLADDWGQREPSQRQVCVNVLCATLRLLSLRVNEDDPQELKEQERSEIRNVITQEIARRLTGASGGSWSDCDLPLAGARLTDAKFTGCTFRGDVSFEMAVFDGQRSADFEEAVFNGQVDFTAAAFTSWKTSFKGARFAGGTVRFDHAKFNGSNSVNFRGARFESGEVRFFETAFNSAIIDFREAEFLTETVVMEGSLGGRVSAVGVSAPNMLWDQESWSTPSTHSHVQFSAVVKAGEGRGQSDTRVLLSKAKFTGRVLWDEREAPSAWPGHPAPKQAPDAAQTADPPPDSSPTSV
- a CDS encoding ATP-dependent DNA ligase, giving the protein MPPDLAGPVEVELARLTEHIPAPASMPGGARYEPKFDGYRAVVVRSEAGARIWSRQRHDLSDRFPDIAAAAERQLAPGVVLDGELTMLVEGRLSFDALQRRMVTSPSKAHALVKSVPAAFVAFDLLAVGGVDLRTQRWTVRRGRLEQLADRWRPPLQISPVTDDLAEAQEWFDVLPEAMGIEGLVVKAANSRYVPGRREWLKVKRRDSVEVIVGGVIGPIDRPEVVIAGRYRAGEFVMVGRTVPLGAADSRQLGAVLRPASRGHPWPDEIASVRWGGKDSKKPLTKVRPDVVVEVLADAAMQAGQWRHGLRYVRYRADLKPEEVPTL